One window from the genome of Bacteroidota bacterium encodes:
- a CDS encoding transposase family protein, giving the protein MSTSLIYHGFGLKNQKYLKTEFKEGKVFFHIQTKENNLRCSQCGSKKVIKRGSKQRKFRGVPIGLKQVIFIAKVQRLECKECGAIQQEELKYADKKKVIPINLNDM; this is encoded by the coding sequence ATGTCAACAAGTTTAATATATCATGGTTTTGGATTGAAAAATCAGAAGTATCTAAAAACAGAATTTAAAGAAGGTAAAGTTTTCTTTCATATTCAAACAAAGGAAAACAATCTCAGGTGTAGTCAATGCGGAAGCAAAAAAGTAATAAAGCGAGGCTCAAAACAAAGAAAATTTAGAGGAGTTCCAATTGGTTTAAAACAAGTTATTTTTATAGCAAAAGTTCAACGTTTAGAATGTAAAGAATGTGGTGCTATCCAGCAAGAAGAATTGAAATATGCAGATAAAAAAAAAGTTATACCAATAAATTTAAACGATATGTAA